The Salinibaculum sp. SYNS191 genome has a window encoding:
- a CDS encoding urease accessory protein UreF: MTDASFLLAMRLADSFLPVGTHTASYGIEQYVNDGRIETAEELGALIEAYLERIVGPTDVVALGNAHAAATEGTLDGVCTADRRLHAAMLPAEFRDSSTKGGHKLLELLTETDGQLFPAMDDGAVADGVVADGAGDDVATAYAAAVGDGETPGHYAVALGVVGQRGGLSKREASLLQAYSFVTELLGAAQRLGQFGHTAIQAQLAHLLPVVEDICDTYADSDLDRLSSFAPLAEIMGMHHERADRRLFMS; the protein is encoded by the coding sequence GTGACTGACGCGTCGTTCCTGCTGGCGATGCGTCTCGCGGACTCCTTTCTGCCAGTCGGAACACACACGGCATCGTACGGCATCGAACAGTACGTCAACGACGGGCGAATCGAGACGGCCGAGGAACTGGGTGCGCTCATCGAAGCGTACCTCGAACGCATCGTCGGTCCGACCGATGTCGTCGCGCTCGGAAACGCACACGCTGCAGCTACAGAGGGAACTCTCGACGGCGTCTGTACGGCAGACCGGCGACTGCATGCAGCGATGCTTCCAGCGGAGTTCCGGGACAGCTCGACGAAAGGCGGTCACAAACTACTGGAACTTCTGACCGAAACCGACGGTCAGCTGTTCCCTGCCATGGACGATGGAGCAGTGGCGGATGGTGTAGTCGCAGACGGAGCCGGTGACGACGTTGCCACGGCCTACGCAGCAGCCGTCGGGGACGGCGAGACGCCGGGCCACTACGCTGTCGCGCTGGGTGTCGTCGGCCAGCGAGGAGGGCTCTCCAAGCGGGAGGCATCTCTCCTGCAGGCGTACTCGTTCGTGACGGAACTGCTCGGGGCCGCCCAGCGACTTGGCCAGTTCGGCCACACTGCGATTCAGGCCCAGCTTGCGCACCTACTGCCGGTCGTCGAGGACATCTGTGATACGTATGCCGATTCCGACCTCGACCGACTATCGTCGTTCGCCCCACTCGCGGAGATTATGGGGATGCACCACGAACGCGCAGACCGGCGATTGTTCATGAGCTGA
- a CDS encoding MarR family transcriptional regulator encodes MKRFVAPLGFSGHLVTRSVIAHGIDAGHTITLVYPEQDEPSATERVKSAVNDVESTLTGVVHSVDLVEKTVPPDDFNAALDICSSILTDGQPPVVCMGGGATDVHLPMTVALLAHSEHITDVVMYSDTKQAATPVHIPDITATIPDETESTFTTLLSLLEEGNEVSVSDLAEAADVATSTASRHISTLADRDIVYRERSNQAKVVRLTTLGRLFSRNRM; translated from the coding sequence ATGAAACGATTCGTCGCTCCACTCGGATTTAGCGGGCATTTGGTAACACGTTCTGTCATTGCGCATGGTATTGATGCTGGCCACACGATAACGTTGGTATACCCAGAACAGGACGAACCATCTGCCACGGAACGCGTTAAAAGTGCAGTCAACGACGTTGAATCGACGCTCACCGGTGTGGTTCATAGCGTCGATCTCGTCGAGAAGACGGTCCCTCCAGACGATTTCAATGCTGCGCTCGATATTTGTAGTTCTATCCTTACCGACGGACAGCCCCCAGTCGTCTGCATGGGTGGCGGGGCAACGGACGTTCACCTCCCGATGACTGTCGCTCTACTTGCACACTCGGAGCACATCACAGATGTCGTGATGTACAGCGATACGAAGCAGGCCGCCACGCCGGTCCACATTCCTGATATTACAGCAACGATTCCCGACGAGACGGAATCGACATTCACCACGCTACTCTCATTATTGGAAGAAGGCAACGAGGTGTCGGTGTCCGACCTCGCTGAGGCTGCAGATGTCGCAACCAGTACGGCCAGTCGGCATATCTCAACACTCGCTGACCGCGATATCGTCTATCGGGAGCGTTCCAATCAGGCTAAAGTGGTCCGACTGACAACGCTCGGTCGTCTCTTTTCCCGGAATCGGATGTGA
- a CDS encoding dihydroorotase, with protein MGIDTVISNGTLVWADRTRECDLAIDGEKIVAVGDRETFPSATEEIDASGNYVLPGLVDPHVHLECYYSQDSYESGTRAAALGGVTTCIAFAWQAWANDAPDSMSTFEEDGTLLEAIDRHKRRGEDALVDFGLHGGITRPDPAVYDELGDAVSEGVTSFKMFTTYEIGLSNGFLDKLFEEIAEHDGIAVLHTEDDDVCEARTERLKDQGRGDVEDYPGTRPAFAEAMAADDAVRMAREAGVQYYGFHTSCGAAGDVLADAQDDGTQIRAETCPHYLTLDQSAYETQGTLAMIAPPLRTQRDIEALFDHLERDTLSVISTDHTSFQKYKKEVDDWWDSTFGANSVQRSLPVFHDEAIVSRDYSYPFLVRLMCTRPAETFGLPNKGTLDPGTDADVVIFDPDATQTIRAADNESVSDYSIYEGREVVGQVETTLVRGSVVADGGEIKREPGYGNFIERECPDWEPL; from the coding sequence ATGGGAATCGATACAGTAATCTCAAACGGAACGCTGGTATGGGCTGACAGAACACGAGAATGCGACCTCGCAATCGATGGTGAAAAAATCGTCGCAGTCGGGGACAGAGAGACGTTTCCCTCGGCAACGGAGGAAATCGATGCGTCGGGCAATTACGTGCTGCCGGGACTCGTGGATCCACACGTCCATCTCGAATGTTATTACTCGCAGGATAGTTACGAATCCGGTACTCGTGCTGCGGCACTGGGTGGTGTGACGACGTGCATCGCGTTCGCGTGGCAGGCGTGGGCGAACGATGCACCAGATAGCATGAGTACGTTCGAGGAAGACGGGACGTTGCTCGAAGCAATCGACCGTCACAAACGACGGGGGGAGGACGCACTCGTCGATTTCGGGCTACACGGTGGGATAACTCGTCCCGACCCAGCAGTGTACGACGAACTCGGTGACGCCGTTTCGGAGGGCGTCACCTCCTTCAAAATGTTCACGACCTACGAAATCGGACTTTCGAACGGCTTTCTCGACAAACTCTTCGAGGAAATCGCCGAACACGACGGGATTGCAGTGCTACATACAGAGGACGACGACGTCTGTGAGGCGCGAACCGAGCGTCTCAAAGACCAGGGGAGAGGTGACGTGGAGGACTATCCCGGCACTCGGCCAGCGTTTGCAGAGGCGATGGCTGCAGACGACGCAGTTCGGATGGCCAGGGAAGCGGGCGTCCAGTACTACGGCTTTCACACCTCCTGTGGCGCTGCCGGGGACGTTCTCGCCGATGCACAAGACGACGGCACGCAGATTCGCGCGGAAACGTGTCCGCACTACCTGACGCTGGACCAGTCCGCGTACGAAACACAGGGAACACTGGCCATGATTGCCCCACCACTCCGAACCCAACGGGACATCGAAGCACTGTTTGACCATCTAGAGCGGGACACACTGAGTGTCATCTCGACGGACCACACGTCGTTTCAGAAATACAAAAAAGAGGTCGACGACTGGTGGGACTCAACGTTCGGTGCCAATAGCGTGCAACGGAGCCTGCCCGTCTTCCACGACGAAGCAATCGTCAGTCGAGACTACTCGTATCCGTTTCTCGTCCGACTCATGTGTACCCGACCAGCAGAGACGTTCGGACTGCCGAACAAAGGGACGCTCGATCCAGGAACAGATGCCGACGTCGTTATTTTCGATCCGGATGCCACACAGACCATCAGGGCGGCGGACAATGAATCAGTCTCCGATTACTCTATCTACGAAGGGCGGGAGGTTGTCGGGCAGGTCGAAACGACGCTCGTGCGTGGGAGCGTTGTCGCCGACGGCGGGGAAATTAAACGAGAACCGGGCTACGGCAATTTCATTGAACGCGAGTGTCCGGACTGGGAGCCACTGTGA
- a CDS encoding helix-turn-helix domain-containing protein, translated as MVERRGPDPNVPDKEFLYQLHMAYKPVLGTTELAEKVGMSQQAASKRLETLEEYRLVESDKVGNARVWWLTDEGRRQLASEENDPSSQ; from the coding sequence GTGGTTGAACGCCGCGGCCCCGATCCCAACGTCCCTGATAAAGAGTTCCTCTATCAGTTGCACATGGCCTACAAGCCCGTACTAGGCACGACTGAGCTGGCTGAGAAAGTAGGAATGAGTCAACAGGCGGCGAGCAAGCGGCTTGAAACATTAGAGGAGTATCGACTCGTGGAGTCTGATAAAGTTGGGAACGCCAGAGTATGGTGGTTGACAGACGAAGGAAGGCGTCAGTTGGCTTCAGAAGAGAACGACCCGTCAAGCCAATAG
- the ureC gene encoding urease subunit alpha: protein MSRDLARSEYTDLFGATEGDRLRLGDTSLLAEIETDHVTHGDEAVFGGGKTMRDGMGMKSGVTQAEGALDWVFTNVVVLDPVLGIEKGDLGVRDGRITGFGKAGNPDTMDGVDPNLVIGPSTDAVPADGLIATPGAFDIHVHFNSPQLFDHALASGITTMFGGGYGGGATTCTPGPQNIKRFLQAAEEYPMNVGFYGKGNSSKPNAIREQVEAGACGLKLHEDWGSTPAAIDTCLSLAEDADIQVCIHTDTLNESGFVEHTFDAIDGRAIHTFHIEGAGGGHAPDVLELVGHEHMLPSSTNPSMPYTTNTFDEHLDMVMVCHHLNPDVPEDVAFAESRIRAETIAAEDVLHDMGAISIMTSDSQAMGRMAEVISRTWQTADKMKQQRGPLSADEGTDADNTRIKRYVAKYTSNPARVAGIDEYIGTLEPGKLADVVLWDPAFFGTKPHYVFKGGFPVHSEMGEANGSLMTCEPILQRERAGAKGKAKQALSVTFVSEAAYEANVGSEYGLETPVRPVQGTRDVQKGDMLHNDYCPDDIDIDAQTFEVSVDGEHVTCDPSEELPLAQRYYL from the coding sequence ATGAGCCGCGATTTGGCACGCAGCGAGTACACCGACCTCTTTGGTGCAACCGAGGGCGACCGCCTCCGACTCGGCGACACGAGTCTACTGGCCGAAATCGAGACAGATCACGTCACCCACGGGGACGAGGCGGTCTTCGGTGGTGGTAAGACAATGCGCGATGGGATGGGAATGAAATCCGGCGTCACACAAGCTGAAGGCGCCCTTGACTGGGTGTTCACGAACGTCGTGGTCCTCGACCCCGTCCTCGGAATCGAAAAAGGTGACCTCGGCGTCCGTGACGGCCGAATCACAGGCTTCGGCAAAGCGGGCAATCCCGATACGATGGACGGTGTCGACCCCAATCTTGTCATCGGACCGAGTACCGACGCAGTGCCAGCAGACGGCCTGATTGCCACACCCGGAGCGTTCGACATCCACGTTCATTTCAACAGCCCACAGCTGTTCGACCACGCGCTGGCAAGCGGTATCACGACCATGTTCGGCGGCGGCTACGGCGGTGGTGCGACCACCTGCACCCCCGGGCCACAGAACATCAAGCGCTTCCTACAGGCCGCCGAGGAGTACCCGATGAACGTCGGTTTCTACGGCAAGGGCAACAGCAGCAAGCCCAACGCAATCCGCGAACAGGTCGAGGCTGGCGCATGTGGGCTCAAGCTCCACGAGGACTGGGGGTCGACGCCTGCAGCCATCGATACTTGTCTCTCGCTGGCTGAAGACGCGGACATCCAGGTGTGTATCCACACCGACACGCTCAACGAATCCGGGTTCGTCGAGCATACGTTCGACGCGATCGACGGACGCGCTATCCACACCTTCCACATCGAGGGAGCGGGCGGCGGCCACGCCCCTGACGTACTGGAGCTCGTCGGCCACGAACACATGTTGCCATCCTCGACGAACCCCTCGATGCCTTACACCACCAACACGTTCGATGAACATCTCGACATGGTGATGGTCTGTCACCATCTCAATCCAGATGTCCCGGAAGACGTCGCATTCGCCGAATCGCGTATCCGCGCTGAGACAATCGCCGCCGAGGACGTCCTTCATGACATGGGTGCTATCAGCATCATGACCTCTGACTCACAGGCAATGGGGCGCATGGCCGAGGTCATCTCGCGCACCTGGCAGACTGCAGATAAGATGAAACAGCAGCGCGGACCACTCTCTGCGGACGAGGGAACAGATGCCGATAACACCCGCATCAAGCGGTACGTTGCGAAGTATACCAGCAACCCGGCGAGAGTAGCGGGCATCGACGAGTATATTGGAACACTCGAGCCGGGCAAACTCGCGGACGTGGTGCTGTGGGATCCGGCGTTCTTCGGGACGAAACCCCACTACGTATTCAAAGGCGGGTTCCCAGTCCACAGCGAGATGGGGGAGGCAAACGGGTCACTGATGACCTGTGAGCCAATTCTCCAGCGCGAACGGGCGGGCGCGAAGGGGAAGGCGAAGCAGGCACTGTCGGTGACGTTCGTCAGCGAGGCTGCCTACGAGGCTAACGTCGGGAGCGAGTACGGCCTCGAGACGCCGGTCCGGCCAGTCCAGGGGACGCGAGACGTTCAGAAGGGGGACATGCTGCACAACGACTACTGTCCCGACGACATCGACATCGACGCCCAGACGTTCGAGGTATCGGTCGACGGGGAACACGTCACCTGTGACCCGTCCGAGGAACTCCCACTCGCACAGCGGTATTACCTATGA
- a CDS encoding urease subunit beta yields MTDFVPGELFTTDDPITINEGRETATVTVENTGDRPAQVGSHFHFFETNPGLEFDRKAAYGMRLDIPAGTAIRFEPGAERDVDLVAIGGDRIVHGMGGLVDGELDDEEVRERAFERAIAHGYMEVEEGE; encoded by the coding sequence GTGACGGATTTCGTTCCTGGTGAACTGTTCACCACTGACGACCCGATAACTATCAACGAGGGTCGCGAGACAGCGACAGTTACCGTTGAGAACACGGGTGACCGTCCTGCACAGGTAGGATCACACTTCCATTTTTTTGAGACCAACCCTGGACTCGAGTTCGACCGGAAAGCAGCCTACGGGATGCGACTCGACATCCCTGCCGGCACGGCAATCCGGTTCGAACCCGGCGCCGAACGCGATGTCGACCTCGTTGCAATCGGTGGGGATCGTATCGTTCACGGGATGGGTGGCCTCGTCGACGGCGAACTCGATGACGAGGAAGTCCGTGAGCGCGCGTTCGAACGCGCGATCGCACACGGGTATATGGAGGTGGAGGAAGGAGAATGA
- the ureE gene encoding urease accessory protein UreE, producing the protein MQRVDGILGNVNDDAELSRSVAVHEKDGSLERVVIPAGDRHRSRLRVETDAGKDLGIVVDEPPLYAGDVLVLDDDRAVVVAFEDEEAVVIDLPEPSSEGVVTAVELGHRIGNLHWDLAIRDGAAYIPVAADRHIIENVLAESLPAGVEPRYEMVDASLWVGGTPDNGGTEHDHGADHSHDHEHTHSDDYRYAHSEGYDHAHGTSHSHGGDET; encoded by the coding sequence ATGCAGAGGGTCGATGGTATCCTCGGGAACGTGAACGACGATGCCGAGCTGTCACGCAGTGTAGCGGTCCACGAGAAGGACGGGTCACTCGAACGTGTCGTCATTCCCGCTGGGGACCGCCACAGGTCACGTCTGCGAGTCGAAACCGACGCCGGGAAAGACCTCGGTATCGTGGTCGATGAACCACCACTGTATGCCGGTGACGTGCTCGTTCTGGACGACGACCGCGCGGTCGTAGTCGCTTTTGAGGACGAGGAAGCAGTCGTCATTGACCTGCCGGAGCCGTCCAGCGAGGGTGTCGTGACGGCGGTCGAACTGGGTCATCGCATCGGCAACCTGCACTGGGACCTTGCCATCCGCGACGGCGCGGCGTACATACCGGTGGCCGCGGACCGCCATATCATCGAGAACGTCCTCGCCGAGTCGCTTCCCGCAGGCGTCGAACCCCGGTACGAGATGGTGGATGCCTCGCTGTGGGTCGGGGGTACGCCCGACAACGGTGGAACGGAACACGACCATGGAGCCGACCACAGCCACGACCACGAACACACGCATTCGGACGACTACAGATATGCGCATTCCGAGGGATACGACCACGCGCATGGTACCAGTCATTCTCACGGAGGCGACGAGACGTGA
- a CDS encoding urease accessory protein UreD: MSSVPPAFAAYGEEELEQAPAFGPGKSGEFEATLVREKGGETRLLREYTRVPYHLTGTLDVDPADGLTTLCLQEPTGGVAQGDRHSIDVTARERARAHVTTQSATKVHSMQANYAHLDATLTAEPGSHLEYLPGPTIVNENARCLQTVSVDFSEDAVVVVGDVLVPNGLSNHEPFAFDHYASHIEARHDGELVCVDAVDLQPATGVPADAATMGKYGVVGSLYIFAPTVEISPLTDAIHDRLETDGDTMTGVSELADGVGVAVRVLGNRMTDVSDAVTAAWDETRSATLAVGAPEDRWY, from the coding sequence ATGAGCTCAGTTCCGCCAGCGTTCGCGGCCTACGGGGAGGAAGAACTCGAGCAGGCACCGGCCTTCGGTCCGGGCAAGTCGGGCGAGTTCGAGGCGACGCTTGTTCGAGAAAAGGGCGGTGAGACGCGCCTGCTCCGCGAGTATACCAGGGTGCCTTACCACCTAACTGGAACGCTCGACGTAGACCCCGCGGACGGACTGACCACACTCTGCCTGCAGGAACCGACCGGCGGCGTCGCACAGGGGGACCGCCACTCGATAGACGTGACTGCTCGGGAGCGCGCCCGGGCACACGTGACGACACAGAGTGCGACGAAAGTCCACAGCATGCAGGCCAACTACGCCCATCTGGACGCGACACTCACCGCCGAACCGGGGTCGCATCTGGAGTATCTACCAGGCCCGACCATCGTCAACGAGAACGCTCGCTGTCTCCAGACAGTCTCGGTCGACTTCTCGGAGGACGCCGTCGTGGTCGTCGGCGACGTACTCGTTCCCAATGGACTCTCGAACCATGAGCCGTTTGCGTTCGACCACTACGCCAGCCACATTGAGGCACGCCACGATGGCGAGCTGGTCTGTGTCGATGCGGTTGACCTGCAGCCGGCGACCGGCGTGCCGGCTGACGCCGCGACGATGGGCAAGTACGGGGTTGTCGGCTCGCTGTATATCTTCGCGCCGACAGTAGAGATATCTCCGCTTACCGACGCCATTCACGACCGGCTCGAAACCGACGGCGATACCATGACGGGGGTGTCGGAACTCGCCGACGGCGTCGGCGTCGCGGTTCGCGTCCTCGGCAACCGGATGACCGACGTCTCCGATGCGGTGACCGCAGCGTGGGACGAAACGAGAAGTGCGACGCTGGCTGTTGGCGCTCCTGAGGACAGGTGGTACTGA
- a CDS encoding amidohydrolase family protein produces MPYFNDDWSCTRKLWERTAEFAAEYPDLLVHTHLLELEMSNTIARSNGAADSLDLLEDVGILDDRLLAAHFRMADEQDIQRTANADVGVAHCASIFSYWNPDPEAQWTPVPDLLDAGVDVGLGIDDHYWHDSYDLLGEARQARLAANLEWGHGQFTSRELVRMLTIDGARALNIGDEIGSLEAGKRADLLVLDISSPKFAPVNNVFAHVANQATRADVETVIVDGQVLLRDGDLQTMDADAVLDRVEAAMERLEADTEWSFNLDGTETPSTWSVVRDAPKRGPTRMAARYALQSFKDKLRLSPK; encoded by the coding sequence ATGCCGTATTTTAACGACGACTGGTCGTGTACCCGAAAGCTCTGGGAGCGGACTGCCGAGTTCGCCGCCGAGTACCCCGACCTCCTCGTCCACACGCATCTGCTCGAACTGGAGATGAGCAACACGATTGCACGGTCGAACGGCGCGGCCGACTCGCTGGACCTGCTGGAGGACGTTGGAATCCTCGACGACCGGCTACTTGCTGCTCACTTCCGGATGGCAGACGAACAGGACATCCAGCGGACGGCGAACGCGGATGTTGGCGTCGCACACTGCGCGTCGATTTTCAGCTACTGGAATCCAGATCCCGAGGCACAGTGGACGCCCGTCCCCGACCTGCTAGATGCGGGCGTCGACGTGGGGCTGGGCATCGACGATCACTATTGGCACGACTCCTACGACCTGTTGGGGGAGGCCAGACAGGCACGGCTCGCGGCGAACCTCGAATGGGGGCACGGCCAGTTCACTTCCCGGGAGCTGGTCCGCATGCTCACCATCGATGGAGCGCGCGCTCTGAACATAGGCGACGAAATCGGGAGCCTCGAAGCAGGCAAACGGGCAGACCTGCTCGTCCTCGACATCTCCTCACCGAAGTTCGCGCCGGTCAACAACGTCTTCGCCCACGTCGCCAACCAGGCGACCCGAGCCGACGTGGAGACGGTGATCGTGGACGGACAGGTCCTGCTGCGTGACGGGGACCTGCAGACGATGGATGCAGACGCCGTCCTCGACCGGGTCGAGGCGGCGATGGAGCGGCTCGAGGCCGACACCGAATGGTCGTTCAATCTCGATGGGACCGAAACCCCGAGTACGTGGTCGGTCGTCCGGGACGCCCCCAAACGCGGACCCACGCGAATGGCTGCTAGATACGCGCTCCAGTCGTTCAAGGACAAACTGCGACTCTCACCGAAGTGA
- the cas6 gene encoding CRISPR system precrRNA processing endoribonuclease RAMP protein Cas6, protein MTLTLVPSSGTFPVPFSTGYQTYSGLLSLLSNVDTEVADEIHGANFSSLTNSGLLGDFGYGADRPYHKQVYGNQEYRLRLGVTHPDDEALFEALVRAFVINDRSLPLAHGELTVESVESETTEQETVLTTAHDLTEADLGGVRVSFETPTCRQRYGEVWETHPQRTTLFPHLADRWNALADTPDIEMMPVAETLGEELYTVPDADAYDTHSIVVYREEPPMDEESTETDDVASDGGQHLNEAQGYTGTWTFRFKGASEATKTAVLALSRFAEFSGVGRHTARGAGTVSVEIVGCDNAF, encoded by the coding sequence ATGACTCTGACGCTCGTCCCCTCGTCTGGCACATTCCCAGTACCGTTCTCCACGGGTTACCAGACGTACAGTGGATTGCTCTCGTTGCTCTCGAATGTCGATACGGAAGTTGCCGACGAGATCCACGGCGCAAACTTCTCGTCACTCACCAACAGTGGCTTGCTGGGGGATTTCGGGTACGGTGCTGATCGTCCATACCACAAACAGGTGTACGGGAATCAAGAGTACCGACTCCGACTCGGTGTCACACACCCAGATGACGAGGCGTTGTTTGAGGCGCTGGTCCGGGCGTTCGTTATCAACGACCGCTCCCTCCCGCTTGCTCATGGGGAGTTGACGGTCGAAAGCGTCGAATCAGAGACGACCGAGCAAGAGACGGTACTCACGACAGCACACGACCTTACAGAAGCCGACCTAGGTGGTGTTCGCGTCTCGTTCGAGACGCCGACGTGTCGACAACGGTACGGCGAAGTATGGGAGACGCATCCGCAACGAACGACACTATTCCCACATCTGGCCGACCGATGGAACGCACTCGCCGACACGCCAGACATTGAGATGATGCCAGTCGCGGAGACTCTTGGGGAAGAACTGTACACAGTTCCGGATGCGGATGCATACGACACCCACAGTATCGTGGTGTATCGTGAGGAGCCACCGATGGACGAGGAGAGCACCGAAACAGATGACGTGGCGAGCGATGGGGGACAGCACCTCAACGAAGCGCAGGGCTACACGGGGACGTGGACGTTTCGGTTCAAAGGTGCGTCAGAAGCAACGAAAACAGCTGTTTTGGCGCTGTCGCGGTTCGCCGAGTTCTCCGGTGTCGGGCGACACACCGCACGTGGAGCGGGTACCGTCAGCGTTGAAATAGTGGGGTGTGACAATGCCTTCTGA
- a CDS encoding urease subunit gamma encodes MKLTPKEQERLTVFMAAELARRRKERGIALNHPETVAYIADWACERAREGMSVAEIRQDATTLLTREDVMDGVAEMVDMVQVEPMFPDGTKLVTIHDPIRADSPQQVEE; translated from the coding sequence ATGAAACTCACACCGAAAGAACAGGAACGGCTGACGGTTTTTATGGCAGCAGAACTGGCTAGGCGACGGAAAGAGCGTGGCATCGCACTCAACCATCCCGAGACGGTCGCATACATTGCTGACTGGGCGTGCGAGCGTGCACGTGAGGGCATGTCGGTTGCCGAAATCCGTCAGGACGCCACGACACTGCTTACACGCGAGGACGTGATGGACGGCGTCGCGGAGATGGTCGACATGGTACAGGTTGAGCCGATGTTCCCAGACGGGACAAAGCTCGTGACGATTCACGACCCGATCCGTGCTGACAGCCCACAACAGGTGGAAGAATGA
- the ureG gene encoding urease accessory protein UreG: protein MSHNDVATVGLGGPVGSGKTALVQRLVPRLDDAGYDVGVIANDIMTQEDADRLRSSFADRLPSDLVTGVETGACPHTGIREDPSMNIAAIEEFTESYPDLDVVLLESGGDNLAATFNPELADYFLFVISVAEGDDIPRKRGPGVTEADLLVVNKTDLAPYVDADLDVMRQDASEARGNEPTCFTNCKSDEGIDTVVDHIEQQVLFA from the coding sequence ATGAGCCACAACGACGTCGCAACCGTCGGTCTGGGCGGGCCAGTCGGGTCTGGCAAGACCGCACTCGTCCAGCGACTCGTCCCGCGTCTCGACGATGCGGGCTACGACGTCGGCGTCATCGCCAACGACATCATGACGCAGGAGGACGCCGACAGACTGCGAAGCTCGTTCGCAGACCGGCTCCCTTCCGACCTCGTGACTGGTGTCGAGACCGGCGCCTGTCCTCACACCGGTATCCGTGAGGATCCCTCGATGAACATCGCCGCCATCGAGGAGTTTACCGAGTCGTACCCCGACCTCGACGTAGTACTGCTGGAGAGTGGTGGCGACAACCTCGCAGCGACGTTCAATCCCGAACTCGCCGACTACTTCCTCTTCGTCATCAGTGTCGCCGAGGGCGACGACATCCCGCGCAAGCGCGGGCCTGGCGTCACGGAGGCGGACCTGCTGGTGGTCAACAAAACGGATCTCGCCCCATACGTCGATGCGGACCTCGACGTGATGCGGCAGGATGCGTCGGAGGCTCGGGGCAACGAGCCGACCTGTTTTACGAACTGCAAGTCCGACGAGGGCATCGACACCGTGGTCGACCATATCGAACAGCAGGTCCTGTTTGCATGA